From the Manis pentadactyla isolate mManPen7 chromosome 6, mManPen7.hap1, whole genome shotgun sequence genome, the window GAGCTCCAGCATTGCAGGGCCTCTTATCCAAAATTCCAGTTTCTGTGACTCCAATCTCTTCCCTTTGTTAACAAAGCCCCAGGAAAGTAGTTGCTTCCTGAAGTCACTACCTCTGTATTAATTAGTATACCCCTGTTGCTTTTTGAGTTCTCTAATACCCCCTTAACAATTTCCCTGTATTACATTGTCTCATTTTAAGTATCTAGCATgtaatggacagtgattgcaatggagtgtggggggacttgataatatgggtgaatgttgaaaccacaatgttgctcagatgaaacctttgtaagattgtgtatcaatgataccttaataagtaAATGCGTAAATATTTAGcatgttttcagttttccttGACTAGACCCTGATTGACACAAGCTccacaattaaaaacaaatagacacaggaggagccaagatggcggtgggAGTAGACCAGTGGAAATCTCctttcaaaaccacatatatttttggaaatacaacaaatacaactattcctaaaagagagaccagaagatacaggacaacagccaggctacatctacacctgcgagaagccagtgcctcacaaagggggtaagatactagccgcggcccggcgggacccgagcacccctcaccccagctcccggtaggaggagaggagtcggagcggggagggagacagAGTACAGGAATGGtaaatacccagccctactcATCCTCatggggagcacagacacacagagcgaggtgtgctggatactaggtaaacggaacagtaaaacctgcaagcgggtccctgcagccggcacccccaggacaaagaaaagagagtgctttttgaaagtcttaaaaggacaaggACCCCGCCGCTGGAAGGAAGCGTCCCAGGACACGCAGTCCAGTGgcagggaatcctggggaacaccAGGCGCCCTAAGCCCCGGGCAGCAGCttttcagctctgaggcccctcacagagaaaaagagcctcctccctgctcccccgACAGGGCTCCACaacagcagagcagcagcctgagagaggccacgcccacagcaactgcggagctTACTCCACATAGGCTGGACAAGAATAAGAGACCCAGTcggcgcacagctgcccagcacaaggcgTGAGgagtcgccattctcccaggagaggagggccacaactagaaagaagggacgttctccgaGCCGACACACTCGCCAGCTccacacaactacctctatcgccatgaaaaggcagaagaatttgattcagaccaaaatcacatagacaaacccagagaaggagcttggagagacagacctaaccaatctccctgaaaaagaattcaaaataaaggtcataaccatggtgATAGAGCtgcagaaaaaaatgcaagagctaacagacaaagtagggagggagactacagaaaaaaaaaagctctggaaggatttaaaagcagaatggatgagatgcaagaggccattgatgggatagaaaccagagaacaagaacgcatagaagctgatgcagagagagataaacggatctccaggaatgaaacaatattaagagagctgtgtgaccactacaaaatgaacaatatccatagtataggggaaccagaagaaggagagagagaaaaagggatagaaagtgtctttgaagaaataattgcagaaaacttgccaaaactgggggaggaaatagtcgctcaggcCACaggagcacacagaactcccaacagaaggaacccaaggatgacaacaacaagccacataataattaaaattacaaagatcaaggacaaggacagagttttaaaggcagctagagagggggaaaaggtcacctacaaaggaaaaccaatcagtctatcatcagaattctcaacagaaaccttatatgcctgaagagaatggcatattttcaatgcaatgaaacaaaagagccctgaaccaagaacactatatccagcacgattatcatttaaatatgaaggagggattaaacaattcccagacaaacaaaagttgagggaatttgcctcccacaaaccacctctacagggtattttagagggactgctctagatgggagcagtcctaagactaaacagatttcactagaggaaataaaatcacagcaaagaaagcagaccaaccaaatactaactaaaggcaaaaaataaaatcaactacccacaaaagcaattcaaggaaacacaaaagagcacagactaaaacaaccaacatataaagaaaggaggaggagtaataagaagggagagaaataaagaatcatcagacagtgtttataatagctcaataagcgagttaggttagacagtaagatactaaagaaggtaaccttgaacctttggtaaccacgaatctaaagcctgtaatggcaataagtacatgtctttcaataatcaccctaaatgtaaatggactgaatgcaccaatcaaaagacacagactaacagaatggataaaaaagcaagacccatctatatgctgcttacaagagactcacctcaaacccaaagacatgcacagactaaaactcaagggatggaaaaaggtatttcatgcaaacaacaaggagataaaagcaggtgttgcagtactagtatcagacaaaatagacttcagaacaaagaaagtaacaagataaagaaggatattaaataatgataaagggctcagtccaacaagaggatataaccataataaatatatatgcaccaaacacaggagcaccagcatatgtgaaacaaatactaacagaattaaaggaggaaatagaatgcaatgcactcattttaggagacttcatcaCACCACTCACTCGAAAGGATAGaaccacaagacagaaaataagtaaggacacagaggcactgaacaacacactagaacagatggacctaatagacatctatagaactctacacccaaaagcaacaggataaacattcttctcaagtgcacatggaacattctccagaatagaccacatactaggccacaaaaagagactcagtaaattcaaaaagactgaaattctatcaaccaacttttcagaccacaaaggtataaaactagaaacaaattgtacaaagaaagtaaaaaggctcacaaacacatggaggtttaacaatatgctcctaaataatcaatggatcaatgaccaaattaaaatagagatcaagcaatacatggaaacaaatgacaacaatgacataaaggcccaacttctgtgggacgcagcgaaagcagtcttaagaggaaagtatatagcaatccaagcatacttaaagaagaaagaacaatcccaaatgtacagtctaatgtcacaattatcaaaattggaaaaagaaaaacaaatgaggcctaaagtcagcagaaggagggacataataaagatcagagaagaaagaaataaaattgagaagaataaaacaatagaaaaaaatcaatgaaatcaagagctggttctttgagaaaatcaacaaaaacaaTAAGTCTCTaggccagatttattaagagaaaaagagagacaacacacatcaacagaatcagaaacaagaaaagaaaaatcacgacagaccccacagaaatacaaagaattattagagaatactatgaaaacctatacactaacaagctggaaaacctaggagaaatggacaacttcctagaaaaatacaaccttccaagactgacccagaaagaaacagaaaatctaaacagaccaattaccagcaacgaaattgaagcggtaatcaaaaaactacccaagaacaaaaaccccgggccagatggatttacctcggaattttatcagacatacagagaagacataatacccattctccttaaagttttccaaaaaatagaagaggagggaatactcccaaactcattctatgaagccaacatcaccctaataccaaaaccagacaaagaccccaccaaaaaagaaaattacagaccaatatccctgatgtacgtagatgcaaaaatattcaacaaaatattagcaaaccaaattcaaaaatacatcaaaagaatcatacaccatgaccaagtgggattcatcccagggacgcaaggatggtacaacatttgaaaaatccatcaacatcatccacaacatcaataaaaagaaagacaaaaactgcatgatcatctccatacatgttgaaaaagcattcaacaaaattcaacatccatttatgataaaaattctcaacaaaatgggcatagagggcaagtacctcaacataatcaaggcatatatgataaactcacagccaacatcaaactgaacagcgagaagctgaaagcttttcctctgagatcaggtacaagacaggaatgcctactctccccactgttactcaacatagtactggaggtcatagccatggcagttagatgtaacaaagaaatacaaggaatccagattgttaaagaagaagctgaacggtcactatttgcagatgacgagatattgtacataagaaaccctaaagactccactccaaaactactagaactaatattggaatttggcaaagttgcaggatacaaaattaacacacagaaatctgtggctttcctatacactaacaatgaactaatagcaagagaaatcaggaaaacaattccattcacaattgcatcaaaaagaataaaatccctacgaataaacctaaccaaggaagtgaaaggcctataccctgaaaactacaagacactcttaagagaaattaaagaggacactaacaaatggaaactcatcccatgctcttggctaggaagaattaatatcgtcaaaatggccatcctacccaaagcaatatgcagattcgatgcaatccctatcaaattaccaacagcattcttcaacgaactggaacaaatagttcaaaaattcatatggaaacaccaaagaccccgaatagccaaagcaattctacgaaggaagaataaagtgggtgggatctcgctccccaacttcaagctctactacaaagccacagtaatcaagacaatttggtactggcacaagaaaagacccacagaccagtggaacagaatagagactccagacattaacccaaatatatatggtcaattaatatatgataaaagagccatggacatacaatggggaaatgacagtctcttcaacagatggtgctggcaaactggacagctacatgtaagagaatgaaactggatcattgtctaaccccatacacaaaagtaaattcgaaatggatcaaagacctgaatgtaagtcatgaaaccataaaactcttagaaagaaacataggcaaaaatttcttggacataaacatgagtgacttcttcatgaacatatctccccaggcaagggaaagaaaagcaaaaatgaacaagtgggactatatcaagctgaaaagctcctgtacagcaaaggacaccatcaatagaacaaaaaggtactctacagtattggagaatatattcataaatgacagatccgataaagggttgacatccaaaatgtataaagagctcatgcacctcaacaaacaaaaagcaaataatccaattaaaaaatgggcagaggagctgaacagacagttctccaaagaagaaattcagacggccaacagaccattaaaagatgctccacatcgcttgtcatcagagaaatgcaaattaaaaccacaacgagatatcacctcacaccagtaaggatcactaccatccaaaagacaaacaacaacaaatgttggcgaggttgtggagaaaggggaaccctcctccactgctggtgggaatgtaaattagttcaaccactgtggaaagcaatatggaggttcctcaaaaagctcaaaatagaaataccatttgacccagaattccacttctaggaattcatcctaagaatgcagcagcccagtttgaaaaagacagatgcacccctatgtttatcgctgcactatttacaatagccaagaaatggaagcaacctaagtgtccatcagtagatgaatggataaaaaagatgtggtacatatacacaatggaatattattcagccataagaagaaaacaaatcctaccatttgcaacaacatggatggagctagagggtattatgctcagtgaaataagccaggcagaaagagacaagtaccaaatgatttcactcataagtggagtataagaacaaagaaaaactaaaggaacaaaacagcagcagaatcacagaacccaagaatggactaacagttaccacagggaaagggactggggaggatgggtgggaagggagggataaggggggagaaagaaagggggcattacgattagcatgtataatgtggggggaggcatggggagggctgcacaccacagagaaaacaagtagtgattctacagcatcttattacgctgatggacagtgactgtaatggggattgtggcggggacttggtgaagggggaagcctagtaaacataatgttcttcatgtaattgtagattaatgataaaataaattttaaaaatagacacaaatctattaaaaattattttcaaattatgaagtatgttttaaaaagaactttccttgaaaatatgaaataaatacttgATACTACTATGCTTTGACATTTTCCTATCAGATTATTAGCATTCAAttacactaaaaaataaaaattcaaggtAAAAGTATTATCTGTTAATGGAATTTACCACTAATTCATTATCTCCAACACAGGTATCTCAGATATAGACAGGAGTCTTATACATGTCTTATTAATTGCTTTCATAGATAAAAAGACTTGCATTAGCCCAGCTGGGCGCGAGGGACTACCCGGCAGGAGAAGCTTCCCCGCCTCGCAGTTCGGAAATCCCGCCCGGGCAGGCGCCGAGCAGGGGAAGACCCAGAGGGGAGAGGGGGGAAGCCCGAGTCCCGCGAGTACCCGGCCCGCAGAAAGGCAGCAGCCGTCGCGGCGCGAGGAGCCACCGGCCACCTGGCCCCCAAGCGGAAACCTCGCCCCTGGCAACAAAGGTAGCCGCGCACCCGCCGCACGTTTGCAACTCAAAAATGCAGTCCCAATAGTACCTGCAGCAGCGTCAAAAGTTTGCGGCTGCTGTTCTggcattcattttcattttggcaGCTTTGGACACTGCTGAagcagggaagaaagagaagccagaaaaaaaagtgaagaagtCTGACTGTGGAGAATGGCAGTGGAGCGTGTGTGTGCCCAGCAGTGGGGATTGCGGGCTGGGCACCCGGGAGGGCACCCGGACTGGAGCTGAGTGCAAACAAACCATGACGACCCAGAGGTGTAAGATCCCTTGCAACTGGAAAAAGCAATTTGGAGCTGAGTGCAAATACCAGTTCCAGGCCTGGGGAGAATGTGACCTCAACACCGCCTTGAAGACCAGAACTGCAAGTCCGAAGCGAGCCCTCCACAACGCTGACTGCCAGAAGACAGTCACCATTTCCAAGCCCTGCGGCAAACTGACGAAGCCCAAACCTCAAGAatctaagaagaagaaaaaggaaggcaaGAAACAGGAGAAGATGCTGGACTGAGATGCCACCTTCTgtggaacatgaaaagatgtcagCAAACAGGATCAGTTAACCATTGCATTTATACCTACCATAGGCTTTTTATTCAAAATCTATCTATAGCTTAAGTATACAATAggcagaaacaaaaaggaaagaaattttttgtagtagcatttttaaaatgtatacatacCATAGTACCAGTAGGGGCTTATAATAAAGGACTGCAATCCTATCAGAAAGTTGACTTATAGTACAAGATAAATGATAGGAAGTTGAGGTAAGTTTTTTGAAGTTATGTGATATTTtacccttaaaatttttttacactttttttttcttttggcaacaATTTAAATGTTATGGCAATGTAAACTACTTCTCTCAGGCATTTTTTTCACCTAGACTTTTTTTCCCAATTGAGAAAAATAGATACTGAACAAAGCAATAAAATATAATCATCctatttgaataaaaaaaaaagacttgcatTAAAGAACTGCATACATTATGGCATTCAGGTTTAAAATGAACATTATTATTTGTAAGAAATACCCTGAAATTCTATGCCTCCAATTCCGATATGGATCATACAAGCTTTCACAAAATGCCAGTGCATGGATAACAAATTCTTCGATAGATGTCTGATCTGCcagttccttctctttttttttgctttttaactgagaataaagttaaacataaaactgtatttagtttaaaaatatgaatctaTGTAACATTTCTTATATACATCATTAGAAAACTACATGTACCATCATTCATCATCTAATAGTATATCACTTTTATTCAATTAAGCCTAAGTTCCATTTGAGTCTAAAGAGAGTTAATTATATGGACTGGATAGGACCtctcaaattttaaatattttctaggaAAGGTTTCAAATGGATGGTCAAATATCCTTCCAAAAAAGAACATGTTTTCAATGTGAGgaatatttgatgaataaataatccataaaaatcacaaattgtcattttaaaaaccatttataaAACACTTTAATTTTTAACTAAAATAACATAATAATTGCTTCTCTActttaaaataatacacataaaatgCCTGAAATATAGTGAGtgataattttaattcttttcttgATAACTACCTCC encodes:
- the LOC118933520 gene encoding LOW QUALITY PROTEIN: pleiotrophin-like (The sequence of the model RefSeq protein was modified relative to this genomic sequence to represent the inferred CDS: substituted 1 base at 1 genomic stop codon), producing the protein MQSQXYLQQRQKFAAAVLAFIFILAALDTAEAGKKEKPEKKVKKSDCGEWQWSVCVPSSGDCGLGTREGTRTGAECKQTMTTQRCKIPCNWKKQFGAECKYQFQAWGECDLNTALKTRTASPKRALHNADCQKTVTISKPCGKLTKPKPQESKKKKKEGKKQEKMLD